In Helianthus annuus cultivar XRQ/B chromosome 8, HanXRQr2.0-SUNRISE, whole genome shotgun sequence, a single genomic region encodes these proteins:
- the LOC110872671 gene encoding uncharacterized protein LOC110872671 — MASSTQDHHHQHFPTSIATTSAPPPTPSTTTTTSTSTSSATDLLSRLLHRLPPSLSTTTGTTPLLLRRRSSLSTTTSPPTIPFTDLTSTLSSTLPTISELGYFQLTNHSIPSKLARSAESDSASIFNLSSHQKHQHFPTTWPLGFDDDDDDDDDETQHSLFLDSACSTESSSELGLSSLREFTREMEKVGLAVVDALTCAVGLRNPGLDDPGSVSTLMWISESCGDFGGTMSGSGRFYPYVVGLHYQIRSRSCSLLTDSGLVSVLPEMDSILITLGDIAQVWSNGKLKKVRGKPTLSMEEGSDALSLSMSLLVTLPLECTVSPLIPRALISNNDGTDYHEDENKDIHEECSEERLFSSFSFEDYAWRVYHERVPLKDPLDRYRNKL; from the exons ATGGCTTCATCAACTCAagatcaccaccaccaacacttCCCCACATCAATCGCCACCACCTCCGCACCACCACCAAcaccttccaccaccaccaccacctccacctccacctcatCCGCCACCGACCTCCTCTCCCGCCTCCTCCACCGCCTCCCACCCTCTCTCTCCACCACCACCGGAACCACCCCTTTACTCCTCCGCCGCCGTTCTTCCCTCTCCACCACCACCTCACCCCCCACCATCCCATTCACCGACCTCACTTCCACCCTATCCTCCACCCTACCCACCATCTCCGAACTCGGATATTTCCAACTCACCAACCACTCAATCCCATCAAAACTCGCTCGCTCAGCCGAGTCAGACTCGGCCAGTATTTTCAACCTTTCTAGTCACCAAAAACACCAACACTTTCCCACAACATGGCCACTAGGTTTCgacgatgacgatgatgatgacgatgatgaaacTCAACACTCGTTGTTTCTTGACTCGGCTTGCTCAACCGAGTCATCATCTGAGTTGGGTCTGAGTTCTCTGCGCGAGTTTACTCGGGAAATGGAGAAAGTTGGTTTGGCTGTTGTGGATGCGCTAACGTGCGCCGTGGGTTTACGGAACCCGGGTTTGGATGATCCGGGTTCTGTTTCCACGTTGATGTGGATATCTGAAAGTTGTGGTGATTTTGGGGGTACGATGTCCGGGTCGGGTCGGTTTTACCCGTATGTTGTCGGGTTGCATTATCAGATTCGGAGCCGGAGTTGTTCTTTGTTGACGGATTCGGGTTTGGTATCCGTTTTGCCTGAAATGGATTCTATTTTGATCACACTTGGTGACATTGCTCAG GTATGGAGCAATGGAAAATTGAAGAAAGTGAGGGGAAAACCGACTTTAAGCATGGAAGAAGGGAGCGACGCCTTGTCCTTATCGATGTCGCTCTTGGTAACATTGCCGCTAGAGTGCACCGTCTCTCCCCTCATTCCGAGGGCATTGATTAGCAACAACGATGGCACTGATTACCACGAAGACGAAAACAAGGATATTCATGAAGAATGTAGTGAAGAGAGATTGTTTAGTTCATTTTCTTTTGAAGATTATGCTTGGAGAGTTTACCATGAAAGAGTCCCTCTTAAAGACCCATTGGATAGATATCGGAACAAATTGTGA
- the LOC118480951 gene encoding caldesmon-like: MTGNLSSSLSGKRFCRLPCLLGTGPRPYRRKIDQWSPSSREVPVLKIGDQEARLYQAAFSTFGGSMGVRPLRDDEESWYDQIKGNFMFPAADAFASPPTATEGLSRVAKGKTGAGGSKSSGSAGSRNPEAGATPSFPEDDEAEEEDAGARLIGRKRGRSEATTGVASAPTSVVIPVVGKTSKLRSLYKFSPEIKKKTPEKGVTFSEAAAKRPKVTIKSTDTAAQDAAKAAEAQRKVEEDRKREEEKKRVAEKKRKDEEERKRKEEEKKKEEERKRKAEEERVAEAAKKRALEELEKKKAMEQPVNVQGPEVTNPTHSAPVITSKGAGRHASSSASSGGAGGFNPNVVGAKDTVGDIYYKTYNEEERGDAPHQAPWSLKQKDTFHEFAPCREWFLNSFTPAEVNRLRAKPHKMLYRTFILGEANARAANHQIVREWRTMVRERADSEAYRERSLKRIAEFEKYKAALGEERAKFEADKRAEAWGREGLQKKLHNVEEQLAKEKADFKRICAQDNERAYAARQKIVDLEAKVADLTSKVEEAQGEKAAKQQVEVSLFVFLYSCCVVNKSA, from the exons atgactggaaaccTAAGTTCTTCTTTATCAGGGAAGAGGTTTTGCCGGTTGCCATGCCTTTTAGGGACTGGACCGAGGCCATACCGAAGGAAGATTGACCAGTGGTCACCTAGCAGTAGGGAGGTTCCGGTTTTGAAGATCGGCGATCAAG AAGCGCGACTCTATCAAGCTGCCTTCTCGACATTTGGTGGCTCCATGGGCGTTCGCCCATTGCGCGATGACGAGGAAAGTTGGTATGACCAGATTAAAGGCAATTTCATGTTTCCAGCTGCTGATGCTTTCGCTTCGCCGCCCACCgctactgaag GCTTGTCACGTGTAGCTAAGGGAAAGACTGGTGCTGGTGGGTCGAAAagctctgggagcgcgggttctcgtaaccctgaAGCTGGCGCGACTCCATCTTTTCCTGAAGATGACGAAGCTGAAGAAGAAGATGCTGGTGCCCGGCTTATTGGGCGGAAGAGGGGTAGGAGCGAAGCCACGACTGGTGTGGCTTCCGCCCCTACATCTGTTGTGATTCCCGTGGTTGGGAAAACGAGCAAGCTGCGCTCGTTATACAAATTTTCTCCTG aaatcaagaagaagacccctgagaagggtGTCACGTTCAGTGAGGCTGCGGCGAAGAGGCCCAAGGTTACCATCAAGTCCACTGACACTGCTGCTCAGGATGCCGCGAAGGCTGCTGAGGCGCAGCGAAAGGTGGAGGAGGATCGGAAGAGAGAGGAAGAGAAGAAGAGGGTTGCCGAGAAGAAGAGGAAGGATGAAGAAGAGAGGAAGAGGAAGGAGGAGGAGAAAAAGAAAGAGGAGGAGAGGAAAAGGAAGGCGGAGGAGGAGAGGGTGGCCGAAGCGGCGAAGAAGAGGGCCCTGGAGGAGTTGGAAAAAAAGAAGGCCATGGAGCAGCCTGTTAATGTTCAAGGCCCTGAGGTTACAAACCCTACCCACTCCGCTCCTGTCATTACTTCTAAGGGTGCGGGTCGACATGCTTCAAGCAGCGCGAGCTCTGGTGGTGCAGGGGGTTTTAACCCAAACGTGGTCGGGGCGAAGGATACCGTCGGCGATATCTACTATAAAACTTACAATGAAGAAGAACGCGGCGATGCTCCTCACCAAGCCCCTTGGAGCTTAAAGCAAAAAGATACATTTCATGAATTTGCCCCTTGCCGCGAGTGGTTTTTGAATTCGTTTACCCCTGCAGAAGTTAACCGGCTAAGGGCGAAACCCCACAAAATGTTATACCGCACCTTTATACTTGGAGAGGCCAACGCTCGTGCTGCCAATCACCAGATAGTCCGTGAATGGCGAACTATGGTTAGAGAGCGCGCCGACTCGGAGGCTTATCGCGAGCGCTCGTTAAAACGAATAGCTGAGTTTGAAAAGTATAAGGCTGCTCTTGGTGAGGAGAGAGCTAAATTTGAAGCTGATAAGAGGGCCGAAGCATGGGGCCGCGAGGGCCTGCAAAAGAAACTTCATAATGTTGAAGAGCAACTGGCCAAAGAGAAGGCCGATTTTAAACGTATTTGTGCCCAAGACAACGAGCGCGCCTATGCGGCTCGACAGAAGATAGTTGATCTTGAGGCGAAAGTTGCTGACTTGACCTCGAAGGTAGAGGAGGCGCAGGGAGAGAAGGCTGCCAAACAGCAGGTGGAGGTTAGTCTATTTGTTTTCCTTTATTCTTGCTGTGTTGTTAATAAATCGGCCTAA